From a single Peromyscus maniculatus bairdii isolate BWxNUB_F1_BW_parent chromosome 4, HU_Pman_BW_mat_3.1, whole genome shotgun sequence genomic region:
- the Znf335 gene encoding zinc finger protein 335, which translates to MEENEVESSSDAGPRPGQPEEPSESGLGVGTSEAVSADSSDAATAPGLTEADDSGVGQSSDGGSRSVEEVSESISTDPLPHGYLPDSSSVSRGAVAEVPGGPPALVHSSVLPDPSMLVSDCAASSSDLGAAIDKIIESTIGPDLIQSCITVTSAEEGGAETTQYLILPGPDDGAPMTSPMSTSTLANSLAAIETLADGPTSTSTCLEPPEEPQGEPHSLAQPPPASGTDELDLQSLEAMMEVVVVQQFKCKMCQYRSSAKATLLRHMRERHFRPAVAAAAVAAGKRGRLRKWGPSTRTTEEEGPEEEEEDDIVDAGAIDDLEEDSDYNPAEDEPRGRQLRLQRPTPSTPRPRRRPGRPRKLPRLETSDLHDGVGEPLVSSQSTQSPPELLDLEAPSSSGPGGLGVLGKVRRGPVESSVSQSDAENTAHSCKDESDAPPRRRGRPSRRFLGKKYRKYYYKSPKPLLRPYLCRICGSRFLSHEDLRFHVNSHEAGDPQLFKCLQCSYRSRRWSSLKEHMFNHVGSKPYKCDECSYTSVYRKDVIRHAAVHSRDRKKRPDPTPKLSSFPCPVCGRVYPMQKRLTQHMKTHSTEKPHMCDKCGKSFKKRYTFKMHLLTHIQAVANRRFKCEFCEFVCDDKKALLNHQLSHVSDKPFKCSFCPYRTFREDFLLSHVAVKHTGAKPFACEYCHFSTRHKKNLRLHVRCRHASSFEEWGRRHPEEPPSRRRPFFSLQQIEELKQQHTGAPGLPASSPGPEAPQEPAPFQSPETPPLLCPDALGGATIIYQQGAEESTAMATQTALDLLLNMSAQRELGATALQVAVVKSEGMEAELTSAGRQPSPEDPTQQVMTLHVAEPGSSVAAESQLGPPDLQQIALPPGPFGGASYSVITAPPLEERTSAPDTPYSEEPPGEAAQTVVVSDTLKEAATHYIMAADGTQLHHIELTADGSISFPSSDTLASGAKWPLLQCGGPPRDGPEVLSPMKTHHVGGPQGSSTPPPAASNTLGLVVPTSPPSAATLSTKKFSCKVCSEAFAGRAEMESHKRAHAGPAAFKCPDCPFSARQWPEVRAHMAQHSSLRPHQCNQCSFASKNKKDLRRHMLTHTNEKPFSCHLCGQRFNRNGHLKFHIQRLHSSEGRKTGASTARAPAQAVIVNSEEETLATLHTALQSSHGVLGPERLQQALSQEHIFVAQEQTVTNQEEATYIQEITTADGQTVQHLVTSDNQVQYIISQDGVQHLLPQEYVVVPDGHHIQVQEGQITHIQYEQGTPFLQESQIQYVPVSPGQQLVTQAQLEAAAHSAVTAVADAAMAQAQGLFGTEEAVPEHIRQLQHQGIEYDVITITDD; encoded by the exons ATGGAGGAGAACGAGGTGGAGAGCAGTAGCGACGCGGGCCCTCGGCCCGGCCAGCCGGAGGAGCCCTCCGAGAGCGGCCTGGGTGTGGGCACTTCGGAAGCCGTGTCCGCGGACAGCAGCGACGCGGCGACCGCCCCAGGACTGACGGAGGCCGACGACTCTGGCGTGGGGCAGAGCTCCGACGGGGGCAGCCGCTCTGTG GAGGAGGTATCTGAGAGCATTTCAACAGACCCCTTGCCTCATGGCTACCTCCCTGATTCATCTTCTGTGTCCCGGGGAGCAGTGGCAGAGGTGCCAGGCGGCCCCCCAGCCCTGGTGCATTCCAGTGTTCTCCCAGACCCCAGCATGCTGGTGTCGGACTGTGCAGCCTCCTCTTCAGACCTAGGTGCTGCCATTGACAAGATCATTGAGTCTACCATTGGCCCGGACCTCATCCAGA GCTGCATCACTGTGACcagtgctgaggaaggaggagctgAAACCACCCAGTACCTGATCCTGCCAGGCCCGGATGATG GTGCTCCCATGACATCACCAATGTCTACTTCCACCCTGGCCAATAGTCTGGCAGCCATTGAAACCCTGGCCGATGGCCCCACATCCACATCTACATGCCTTGAGCCTCCTgaggagccccagggagagcCCCACTCTCTAGCACAGCCCCCCCCAGCCTCTGGCACCGACGAGCTGGACCTGCAGAGCCTGGAGGccatgatggaggtggtggttgTGCAGCAGTTCAAGTGCAAGATGTGCCAGTACCGGAGCAGCGCCAAGGCCACACTGCTCCGCCACATGCGCGAGCGGCACTTCCGGCCAG cggtggcggcggcagcagtggCAGCTGGTAAAAGGGGCCGTCTCCGGAAGTGGGGCCCGTCTACCAggaccacagaggaggaagggccggaggaggaggaggaggatgacatTGTGGATGCTGGGGCCATTGATGATCTAGAGG AGGACAGTGACTATAATCCAGCTGAGGATGAGCCCCGGGGCCGGCAGCTACGGCTCCAGCGCCCCACCCCCAGTACCCCAAGACCTCGAAGGAGGCCTGGCCGACCCCGAAAGCTGCCTCGCCTAGAGACTTCGGACCTCCATGATG GTGTAGGAGAGCCTCTGGTGAGTTCCCAGAGCACACAGAGCCCTCCAGAACTGCTGGATCTTGAGGCTCCCAGCTCCTCGGGCCCAGGAGGCCTAGGGGTCCTGGGCAAGGTGAGGAGGGGCCCAGTGGAATCCAGTGTGAGTCAGTCAGATGCTGAGAACACAGCCCACTCTTGCAAGGACGAATCTGATGCTCCACCCCGCCGCCGAGGGCGACCCTCCAGGAGGTTCCTAGGGAAAAAATACCGAAA GTACTACTACAAGTCACCCAAGCCACTGCTCAGGCCTTACCTGTGCCGCATATGTGGCTCACGCTTCCTGTCCCATGAGGACCTGCGCTTCCATGTCAATTCCCATGAAGCTGGTGACCCACAGCTCTTCAAGTGCCTGCAATGTAGCTACCGCTCCCGCCGCTGGTCCTCACTCAAG gaGCACATGTTCAACCATGTGGGCAGCAAGCCCTACAAGTGTGACGAATGCAGCTACACCAGCGTCTACCGGAAGGATGTCATCCGACACGCAGCCGTGCACAGCCGGGACCG AAAGAAGAGGCCGGATCCG ACCCCAAAGCTGAGCTCTTTCCCTTGCCCAGTGTGTGGCCGTGTATACCCCATGCAAAAGAGACTAACGCAACATATGAAGACTCACAGCACTGAGAAGCCACACATGTGTGATAAG TGTGGAAAGTCCTTCAAAAAGCGCTACACCTTCAAAATGCACCTGCTCACACACATCCAGGCTGTAGCCAACCGCAG GTTCAAATGTGAGTTCTGCGAGTTTGTCTGTGACGACAAGAAGGCACTGTTGAACCATCAGTTGTCCCACGTCAGCGACAAGCCCTTCAAGTGCAGCTTTTGTCCCTACCGAACCTTCCGTGAGGATTTCCTGCTGTCCCATGTGGCTGTCAAGCACACAG GGGCCAAGCCCTTTGCCTGTGAGTACTGCCACTTCAGCACTCGGCACAAGAAGAACCTGCGCCTTCACGTCCGATGCCGACATGCCAGCAGCTTTGAGGAGTGGGGGCGGCGCCACCCTGAGGAGCCCCCCTCCCGCCGCCgccccttcttctctctgcagCAGATAGAGGAGCTAAAGCAGCAGCACACTGGGGCCCCTGGCCTGCCCGCCAGCTCCCCGGGGCCCGAG GCCCCCCAAGAGCCAGCACCTTTCCAGTCACCTGAGACTCCCCCACTACTCTGTCCTGATGCCCTAGGTGGTGCCACAATCATCTACCAGCAAG GAGCTGAGGAGTCCACTGCGATGGCCACCCAGACAGCCTTGGATCTGCTGTTGAACATGAGTGCCCAGCGGGAGCTGGGGGCCACAGCCCTGCAG GTGGCTGTGGTGAAGTCCGAGGGCATGGAGGCAGAGTTGACATCTGCTGGCAGGCAGCCTTCCCCTGAAGACCCCACTCAGCAGGTGATGACACTTCATGTAGCAGAGCCAGGGAGCAGTGTGGCCGCTGAGAGCCAGCTCGGCCCCCCTGACCTACAGCAGATTGCCTTGCCACCTGGGCCATTTGGTGGGGCCAGCTACAGTGTCATCACAGCACCCCCTCTGGAGGAGAGGACATCAGCTCCTGACACACCGTACAG CGAAGAACCCCCTGGGGAGGCAGCCCAGACTGTGGTTGTGAGTGACACCCTCAAGGAGGCTGCCACCCACTACATCATGGCAGCTGATGGGACCCAATTGCACCACATCGAG TTGACGGCAGATGGCTCCATCTCCTTCCCAAGTTCAGATACTCTGGCCTCTGGAGCCAAGTGGCCCCTGCTACAGTGTGGAGGGCCACCCAGAGATGGTCCTGAGGTTCTGTCTCCAATGAAGACCCACCATGTGGGAGGCCCCCAGggctcctccaccccaccccctgcagccAGCAATACCCTAGGCCTGGTAGTACCCACCTCACCACCATCTGCAGCAACTCTGTCGACCAAGAAGTTCTCCTGCAAGGTCTGCTCGGAGGCCTTCGCCGGCCGAGCAGAGATGGAGAGTCACAAGCGGGCCCATGCCGGGCCTGCTGCCTTCAAGTGCCCTGACTGCCCCTTCAGTGCTCGCCAATGGCCTGAGGTCCGG GCTCACATGGCACAGCACTCAAGCCTGAGGCCTCACCAGTGCAACCAGTGTAGCTTTGCCTCCAAGAACAAGAAAGACCTGAGGCGGCACATGCTGACGCACACCAATGAGAAGCCTTTCTCCTGCCACCTCTGTGGGCAGCG TTTTAACCGGAATGGGCACCTCAAATTCCACATCCAGCGGCTTCATAGCAGTGAAGGGAGAAAGACGGGGGCTTCTACAGCCCGAGCCCCTGCCCAGGCCGTCATCGTCAACAGTGAAGAGGAAACACTGGCCACACTGCACA CTGCCCTCCAGTCCAGTCATGGAGTCCTGGGTCCAGAGCGGCTACAGCAGGCACTGAGCCAGGAACACATCTTTGTGGCCCAGGAACAGACAGTGACTAATCAG GAGGAAGCTACCTACATCCAAGAAATCACCACGGCAGATGGCCAGACAGTACAGCACCTGGTGACCTCTGACAACCAG GTTCAGTACATCATCTCGCAGGATGGCGTCCAGCACCTACTGCCTCAGGAGTATGTTGTGGTCCCTGACGGCCATCATATCCAG GTCCAGGAGGGCCAGATCACACACATCCAGTATGAGCAAGGGACCCCATTCCTGCAGGAGTCCCAG ATCCAGTATGTACCTGTGTCCCCAGGCCAGCAGCTTGTCACCCAGGCTCAGCTTGAGGCTGCAGCGCATTCTGCTGTTACAG CGGTGGCTGATGCTGCCATGGCCCAAGCCCAGGGCCTGTTTGGCACTGAGGAGGCAGTGCCTGAGCACATCCGACAGCTGCAGCACCAGGGCATCGAGTACGACGTCATTACCATCACCGATGACTGA